One window from the genome of Mucilaginibacter ginsenosidivorans encodes:
- a CDS encoding DUF6358 family protein, giving the protein MAKKLALNVLYNIGIFICLVLIYTGFEKKHYEYIAGAVFIGAVLVVLKIRLMKEVRNMQNKP; this is encoded by the coding sequence ATGGCAAAAAAACTGGCACTTAACGTTTTGTATAATATCGGCATTTTTATATGCCTTGTGCTGATATATACAGGTTTTGAAAAGAAGCATTACGAATATATAGCCGGCGCTGTTTTTATAGGAGCGGTGCTGGTTGTGCTGAAAATACGCCTTATGAAAGAAGTGCGTAACATGCAAAACAAACCTTAA
- a CDS encoding DNA-3-methyladenine glycosylase family protein, with product MIQQYTPTNYKSICDELAATDADLKQIIDTYGYPPFWSRTNTFESLVHIILEQQVSLASALSALNKLRERAQEITPARILLLTDEEMRACYVSRQKNSYIKYLAEALLSGQLNLDDFPSMTDDEVRTKLTALKGIGNWTADVHLMFALQRVDIFPIGDLAAVNALKRVKRLPAEITREQMLEITKQWAPYRTLAAMLLWHFYLSSPRPPKGGGRQS from the coding sequence ATGATCCAACAATACACTCCAACAAACTATAAGTCGATTTGTGACGAACTGGCTGCCACCGATGCTGATCTTAAGCAAATAATTGATACTTACGGCTACCCTCCATTCTGGTCTAGGACCAATACTTTTGAATCATTGGTTCATATCATTTTGGAACAGCAGGTTTCACTGGCTTCTGCTCTATCGGCACTGAATAAACTAAGAGAACGCGCACAGGAAATTACCCCTGCGCGGATATTGTTACTGACAGACGAGGAAATGCGCGCTTGTTATGTAAGCCGCCAAAAAAACAGCTACATCAAATACCTGGCAGAGGCGCTTTTAAGCGGGCAGCTGAATTTAGACGATTTCCCTTCAATGACGGACGACGAGGTCCGCACCAAGCTGACCGCCCTTAAAGGTATCGGCAACTGGACGGCGGATGTGCACCTGATGTTCGCATTACAAAGGGTCGATATTTTTCCTATAGGCGACCTGGCCGCGGTCAATGCCCTGAAACGCGTAAAGCGACTGCCGGCAGAAATCACCCGGGAACAAATGCTGGAGATCACCAAACAATGGGCGCCTTATCGTACCCTCGCGGCTATGTTACTATGGCATTTTTATTTGAGTTCCCCCCGGCCCCCTAAAGGGGGAGGCCGGCAATCTTAA
- the cphA gene encoding cyanophycin synthetase, with amino-acid sequence MKIENIQVLRGPNIWSTNRKKLIQMRLNLEEMEHKPTNKIEGFLERMEKMMPTLYSHRCSPGVPGGFFQRVIAGTWMGHVVEHIALEIQSLAGMDTGFGRTRETKTTGVYNVVFTYLEEKVGIYAAEAAVRIVEALIKGEDYNLEYDIQQMREIRENTRLGPSTGSIVDEAISRDIPWIRLNNQSLVQLGYGKNQVRFRATMTEKTSSIAVDIASNKDETKRMLLEQAIPVAKGITISSAEGVDEAIRKVGFPLVFKPLDGNHGRGISINIRTKEDAIAAYEHAAKISRRVIVERFVTGYDFRVLVIDNKMVAAALRDPAHVKGDGHSTIQQLIDLENTDPRRGYGHENVLTLISVDRDTLDLLDKKGYTLETVPKKGEKVFVKSTANLSTGGTSVDVTDHVHPQNVFICERISKIIGLDICGIDIMAENLTEPLTDTGGVILEVNAAPGFRMHIAPSEGLPRNVAGHVIDMLYPPGKSARIPIIAITGTNGKTTTTRLIAHIVKNNGFRVGFTTSDGIYVQNNMMMKGDTTGPVSAEFILKDPTVEFAVLETARGGILRAGLGFGQCDIGIITNIQEDHLGLADINTLDDLARVKSVVTNSIKKDGWAVLNADNDYCVKIGRKAECNVAYFSMDENNPVIRSHCKKGGIACICENGFVTIQKGDWKIRVQRTILIPLTFGGTVPFMIQNVMAATLATFLWGFKTEDIQTSLQTFIPSAAQTPGRMNIFEFKDFRFMIDFAHNPDGFNGIKAFLSHIDSPLKIGIIAGTGDRRDEDIREIGKLSAEMFDYIILRQEKHLRGRTEENILNLLIEGIHSVDPDKQFEIVPKEVEAIKYAMSMAKPGTFIVALSDVIDNAIETVQNYQEQERNGLFNV; translated from the coding sequence ATGAAAATTGAAAATATACAGGTGTTGCGCGGACCAAATATCTGGAGCACAAACCGTAAAAAACTGATACAAATGCGCCTGAACCTGGAGGAGATGGAGCATAAGCCTACGAACAAAATCGAGGGGTTTTTGGAAAGGATGGAAAAAATGATGCCGACCTTGTATTCGCATCGTTGCTCGCCCGGCGTACCCGGCGGATTTTTTCAGCGGGTAATAGCCGGAACCTGGATGGGCCATGTGGTTGAACATATTGCTTTAGAGATACAATCGCTTGCTGGCATGGATACTGGTTTCGGCCGCACGCGCGAGACGAAAACTACCGGGGTCTACAATGTGGTGTTTACTTATTTAGAAGAAAAGGTTGGCATTTATGCGGCGGAAGCGGCCGTCCGTATTGTGGAAGCATTGATAAAAGGCGAAGATTACAACCTGGAATACGATATACAGCAAATGCGCGAGATACGGGAAAACACCCGACTTGGGCCAAGCACAGGGTCAATAGTGGATGAGGCTATATCGCGGGATATTCCGTGGATCAGGCTGAACAATCAGTCGCTGGTACAGCTTGGCTACGGCAAAAACCAGGTACGTTTCCGCGCTACCATGACGGAAAAGACCAGCTCGATAGCGGTAGATATTGCTAGTAATAAAGACGAAACCAAACGTATGCTGCTGGAGCAGGCAATTCCGGTGGCAAAAGGCATTACCATTTCATCTGCCGAAGGCGTTGACGAAGCGATACGCAAGGTGGGTTTCCCCCTTGTTTTTAAACCATTGGACGGAAACCATGGGCGCGGAATTTCCATAAATATCCGGACAAAAGAAGATGCTATTGCTGCTTACGAACACGCTGCGAAAATATCGAGGAGGGTTATCGTTGAACGTTTTGTAACCGGGTACGATTTTCGGGTACTGGTAATCGATAATAAAATGGTGGCGGCCGCGCTGCGCGATCCGGCCCATGTGAAGGGTGATGGACATTCGACCATACAACAACTGATCGACCTGGAAAATACCGATCCGCGCCGGGGTTATGGGCACGAGAATGTGTTGACGCTGATCAGTGTGGATCGTGACACGCTCGACCTGCTGGATAAAAAGGGCTATACCCTGGAAACTGTTCCGAAAAAAGGTGAAAAAGTATTCGTAAAGTCGACCGCCAACCTGAGCACCGGTGGAACCTCCGTAGATGTGACCGATCATGTACACCCGCAGAATGTTTTCATCTGTGAGCGGATATCCAAGATCATCGGCCTGGATATATGCGGTATTGACATTATGGCCGAAAATCTGACCGAACCGCTGACTGATACGGGAGGCGTGATTCTGGAGGTGAATGCGGCGCCGGGTTTCAGGATGCACATTGCGCCCAGCGAGGGTCTGCCGCGAAACGTAGCCGGGCATGTGATCGATATGCTTTACCCTCCTGGCAAATCGGCAAGGATACCGATAATCGCTATTACCGGCACCAATGGGAAAACCACTACTACGCGGCTTATTGCACATATCGTAAAGAACAACGGCTTCAGGGTAGGCTTTACTACCTCGGACGGTATCTACGTGCAGAACAATATGATGATGAAGGGCGATACCACCGGACCGGTAAGCGCCGAGTTTATTTTGAAGGACCCAACGGTTGAGTTCGCAGTATTGGAAACGGCTCGGGGCGGCATTTTACGCGCAGGGTTAGGTTTTGGACAATGCGACATCGGCATTATCACCAACATCCAGGAAGATCATTTGGGTTTGGCGGACATTAATACGCTTGACGACCTGGCAAGGGTGAAAAGCGTGGTAACCAATTCCATAAAAAAAGACGGCTGGGCAGTACTGAATGCAGATAATGACTATTGCGTAAAAATTGGCCGGAAGGCTGAATGCAACGTGGCTTATTTCAGCATGGACGAAAATAACCCGGTTATCAGATCGCATTGCAAAAAGGGTGGTATTGCCTGTATCTGTGAGAACGGTTTTGTGACCATACAAAAAGGCGACTGGAAAATACGCGTTCAGCGAACCATCCTGATACCACTGACTTTCGGCGGAACGGTGCCTTTTATGATACAGAACGTGATGGCAGCCACGCTGGCCACTTTCCTTTGGGGCTTCAAGACCGAGGACATACAAACCTCGCTGCAAACCTTTATACCGTCGGCGGCACAGACCCCGGGCAGGATGAACATCTTCGAGTTTAAGGACTTCCGGTTCATGATCGACTTTGCGCATAACCCGGATGGATTCAATGGCATCAAGGCGTTTTTGAGCCATATTGATTCGCCGTTGAAGATCGGCATCATTGCCGGCACCGGCGACAGGCGCGACGAGGATATCCGCGAAATAGGTAAGCTATCAGCAGAAATGTTCGATTATATTATTCTTCGGCAGGAAAAACACCTGCGCGGACGAACCGAAGAAAATATTTTGAACCTGTTGATAGAAGGTATCCACTCGGTCGACCCGGATAAACAATTCGAAATTGTGCCGAAAGAAGTTGAAGCGATTAAGTACGCCATGAGCATGGCCAAACCGGGTACGTTTATTGTAGCCTTAAGTGATGTGATTGATAACGCTATCGAAACGGTTCAGAATTACCAGGAGCAGGAGCGGAACGGATTGTTTAATGTATAA
- a CDS encoding GNAT family N-acetyltransferase: MYTIRTATINDVETIRDLAEKTWWPTYGPLLDSEQISFMLGEIYSVGKIKSQLENDTQSYLILEEDGKPVAFAGYSAREEDAEIYKLHKLYCLPETQGKGYGKILIEAVIQKTLDAGKYTLDLNVNRHNKAKNFYEKMGFVIAYEEDIPIGKYWMNDYVMRKEL; encoded by the coding sequence ATGTATACTATCCGCACTGCAACCATAAATGACGTTGAAACCATCCGCGATTTAGCTGAAAAAACCTGGTGGCCTACCTATGGGCCATTGCTGGATTCGGAGCAAATCAGCTTTATGTTGGGTGAAATTTACTCGGTCGGGAAGATCAAATCGCAATTGGAAAATGATACGCAATCCTATCTTATCCTGGAAGAAGACGGCAAGCCTGTAGCATTTGCGGGGTACTCCGCACGTGAAGAGGATGCTGAAATTTATAAACTGCACAAATTATATTGCCTGCCCGAAACACAGGGCAAAGGTTACGGTAAAATATTGATAGAAGCCGTTATACAGAAAACGCTGGATGCGGGGAAGTATACGCTCGACCTGAATGTGAACCGTCATAACAAAGCGAAAAATTTTTATGAAAAAATGGGTTTTGTAATAGCTTATGAGGAAGATATCCCGATAGGAAAGTATTGGATGAACGATTATGTGATGCGAAAGGAATTATAA
- a CDS encoding M61 family metallopeptidase: MKKFYLLATTLLFASCLSAQVDKPQKAIFYSISFPNAAHHEAEIVITVPQAPSGTIKVRMSRSSAGRYATHEFGKNIYNVKAANVDGSPIELKQVEGDLYELGDHGATVKITYTLFGNWTDGTYTGIDPSHAHLNMPATFMWVVGQDKRPLRFEFNDLDKYGWKVATQLKHEGDNVYSAPNMQYMMDSPTELSAYKVSSWEVNNNGKNEKINLSIHSDDSQSVIDNFAKQVQRMVLEEKAIFGELPAYDYGEYTFLDDVYPTNSGDGMEHRNSTCIVQPVAKVEGYESRLLGTFSHEYFHSWNVKRIRPKSLEPFNFEHADMSSELWFAEGFTQYYGELVLERAGFRTVDEYTRTLSGLINQVLNTPGAAKYPATQMSRYSVFADAGVSIDPNNQANMFTSYYTYGGAIALALDLRLRSEFNTTLDDFMRTVWLNRGKVMKPYVIADLQSDLAKVTNNPKFATDFFAKYIYGTEKNNYEALLAKAGLLLQKAQPGKAWAGPLSYGRNRGRSGEARTTGDEGLAVSVSIEGTPIYKAGLDVGDIILKADGKDVKDAQAFNDIVAGKKIGDKIVVNYRNRTGDHEATVTLEENPALEVVTFEKAGKSITKEQTDFRNNWLSTKVKSR, encoded by the coding sequence ATGAAAAAGTTTTATTTATTGGCGACTACCTTGCTGTTTGCATCTTGTTTGTCCGCACAGGTTGATAAGCCGCAAAAGGCTATTTTTTATTCCATATCGTTTCCAAACGCAGCCCACCACGAGGCGGAAATTGTGATTACCGTTCCACAGGCACCATCTGGAACCATCAAAGTGCGCATGAGCCGTTCGTCGGCAGGCAGGTACGCAACGCATGAATTTGGCAAGAATATTTACAATGTAAAAGCGGCGAATGTGGACGGCAGCCCTATCGAACTAAAACAGGTTGAAGGCGACCTGTACGAATTGGGCGATCACGGCGCAACTGTAAAAATAACTTATACGCTTTTCGGAAACTGGACCGACGGAACTTACACCGGCATCGACCCAAGCCATGCCCACCTGAATATGCCTGCCACCTTTATGTGGGTTGTGGGCCAGGATAAAAGACCGTTGCGGTTTGAATTTAACGACCTTGATAAATATGGCTGGAAAGTGGCCACACAGTTAAAGCACGAGGGCGATAATGTTTATTCGGCTCCAAATATGCAATATATGATGGACAGCCCCACCGAGCTTTCTGCCTATAAGGTTAGTAGCTGGGAGGTTAACAATAACGGCAAAAATGAAAAGATAAACCTATCCATACATTCGGACGACAGCCAAAGCGTTATCGACAATTTTGCTAAACAAGTGCAGCGTATGGTTTTAGAAGAAAAAGCCATTTTTGGCGAGCTGCCGGCTTATGATTATGGTGAATATACTTTCCTGGACGATGTTTATCCAACTAATTCGGGCGACGGCATGGAGCACCGCAACTCAACCTGTATCGTTCAGCCGGTTGCTAAAGTGGAAGGCTATGAAAGCCGGTTGCTTGGCACTTTTTCGCATGAGTATTTCCACAGTTGGAACGTTAAGCGCATTCGCCCCAAATCACTGGAACCATTCAATTTTGAGCACGCCGATATGAGCAGCGAGCTTTGGTTTGCCGAAGGCTTTACACAATATTACGGTGAACTGGTGCTCGAACGCGCAGGCTTTCGTACCGTGGACGAGTACACACGCACATTATCAGGTTTGATCAACCAGGTACTGAACACTCCCGGCGCGGCTAAATACCCGGCCACCCAGATGAGCCGTTACTCGGTTTTTGCAGATGCCGGTGTTTCTATCGACCCGAATAACCAGGCCAATATGTTCACCAGCTATTATACCTACGGCGGCGCCATCGCATTGGCATTGGATCTTCGCCTTCGCAGCGAGTTCAATACTACGCTTGATGATTTTATGCGGACTGTTTGGCTAAACCGCGGCAAGGTGATGAAGCCTTATGTAATTGCCGACCTGCAGAGCGACCTGGCCAAAGTGACCAACAATCCGAAGTTTGCAACCGATTTCTTTGCCAAATACATTTACGGCACCGAAAAAAATAATTACGAAGCCTTATTGGCGAAGGCCGGACTACTGCTTCAAAAAGCGCAGCCGGGTAAGGCATGGGCCGGGCCGCTAAGCTACGGTCGCAACCGTGGCCGGTCAGGCGAGGCCCGTACAACAGGCGACGAGGGTCTTGCCGTATCGGTAAGTATCGAGGGGACACCGATTTACAAAGCCGGGCTTGACGTTGGTGATATTATTTTAAAGGCGGACGGTAAAGATGTGAAAGATGCCCAGGCGTTTAACGATATTGTGGCCGGGAAAAAGATCGGTGATAAGATCGTTGTCAATTACCGGAACCGTACCGGCGATCACGAAGCAACCGTCACCCTCGAAGAAAATCCTGCGCTGGAAGTTGTTACCTTTGAAAAAGCAGGAAAAAGTATAACCAAAGAACAAACCGATTTCCGTAATAACTGGCTATCGACCAAAGTAAAATCACGATGA
- a CDS encoding prohibitin family protein: protein MVIAILGVIVLIVGIVLKRSPEPASHYGRLVQIIGVAVVLLGLGASMFKQIGAGEVGVQTLFGKVQNRVLQSGLNIVNPLVEVTTFDTKTQNYTMSGVNDEGTKSGDDAIRVLSSDGLEVTIDLSVLYKVNPEKAPFILQNIGPNYEDKIVRPVSRTAIRDNAVNYQAVDLYSTKRQEFQQRINQTIEQSFAKNGLLLQQILVRNITLPASVKASIESKINAEQDAQKMQFVLQKERQEADRKRVEAQGIADYQKILSTGLSDKQLIYESIKAQKEIALSPNAKVIIIGGGKGNPIMLSDK from the coding sequence ATGGTTATCGCAATTTTAGGGGTCATTGTGCTTATTGTCGGCATAGTACTCAAGCGCTCGCCCGAACCGGCCAGCCATTACGGACGTCTTGTGCAGATCATCGGCGTCGCTGTTGTTTTATTAGGGCTGGGTGCATCTATGTTCAAGCAGATTGGCGCGGGCGAGGTCGGCGTGCAAACACTGTTTGGAAAGGTGCAGAACCGGGTGCTTCAAAGCGGCCTTAATATTGTGAATCCGTTGGTTGAGGTAACAACTTTCGATACCAAAACACAGAACTATACAATGAGCGGCGTTAACGACGAAGGCACAAAATCGGGTGACGATGCCATCAGGGTTTTATCATCCGATGGCCTGGAAGTGACCATCGACCTTTCGGTTCTTTATAAGGTTAATCCCGAAAAAGCGCCTTTTATCTTACAAAATATCGGCCCGAATTATGAGGATAAAATAGTGCGCCCGGTTTCGAGGACGGCCATACGCGATAACGCGGTTAATTACCAGGCCGTCGACCTGTATTCGACCAAAAGACAGGAATTTCAGCAGCGCATAAATCAAACTATCGAACAAAGCTTTGCAAAAAATGGGCTGCTGTTACAGCAAATATTGGTACGCAATATTACGCTGCCCGCGTCGGTAAAAGCAAGTATCGAATCAAAGATCAATGCCGAACAGGACGCACAGAAAATGCAATTTGTGTTGCAGAAAGAACGGCAGGAGGCTGACCGTAAACGTGTTGAAGCACAGGGTATAGCCGATTACCAGAAAATACTTTCGACCGGGCTGTCAGATAAGCAGCTCATCTACGAAAGCATCAAGGCGCAAAAGGAAATCGCCTTATCGCCAAATGCCAAGGTGATCATTATCGGCGGGGGCAAGGGGAATCCGATTATGCTGAGTGATAAGTAA
- a CDS encoding rhodanese-like domain-containing protein: MKEISVQELKEMMDSHEDFQLIDVREDFEYEMSNLGGKLIPLGGILIEADQVAKDKPVVVMCRSGRRSAAAIMQLEQQFGFTNLANLQGGILAWAEDIDPSIEVY; encoded by the coding sequence ATGAAAGAAATAAGCGTACAGGAACTAAAAGAAATGATGGATAGTCACGAGGATTTTCAATTGATCGATGTTCGTGAAGATTTTGAATATGAAATGTCGAACCTTGGCGGTAAGCTGATACCGCTTGGCGGAATACTGATAGAGGCCGACCAGGTTGCTAAAGATAAACCGGTAGTGGTTATGTGCCGCAGCGGAAGACGCAGCGCCGCGGCTATTATGCAATTGGAGCAGCAGTTTGGCTTTACCAACCTGGCCAACCTGCAGGGGGGCATACTGGCATGGGCTGAAGATATCGATCCATCCATCGAGGTATATTAA
- a CDS encoding M20/M25/M40 family metallo-hydrolase has protein sequence MKKLSIVIAFIGIASYSFGQDVDKMIKQDDVERIIKTLSADDMQGRGTFTPGIEKAAQFIEAEYKNIGLVPMTGNTGYRQNFTMVKTAVTKADVSINGTAIDPKNIAASGDVSYNWTNLTDAEIVKVTPDKDLRTVFMNTRRSGKSTLVLVDPKFSDIFSRVQSLYSNGSVSFKNKPVNATKAVFVLGTFDEVNSISVNCQVTSKELPLFNIAGIIPGKTKPDEFVVFSGHYDHLGIVKPVGQDSIANGADDDASGTTAVISLARYYKKLNNNARTLIFVAFTAEEIGEFGSQYFATTVDPDKVVAMFNIEMIGKASKWGQNSAFITGFERSDFGTILQKNLEGTAFKFYPDPYPDQNLFYRSDNASLAAVGVPAHTISTDQIDVDKLYHTVKDEFSSLDVANITSAIRAIALSSRTIVAGTDTPKRVEKLKK, from the coding sequence ATGAAAAAATTGAGCATAGTAATTGCCTTTATAGGCATTGCATCTTACAGCTTCGGCCAGGATGTTGACAAAATGATCAAGCAGGATGATGTGGAGCGTATCATCAAAACCCTTTCTGCAGATGATATGCAGGGGCGGGGTACGTTTACTCCCGGTATTGAAAAAGCGGCGCAATTTATCGAAGCGGAGTATAAAAATATCGGGCTGGTTCCTATGACCGGCAACACCGGTTACCGGCAAAATTTTACCATGGTAAAGACCGCGGTTACGAAAGCGGATGTTAGCATAAACGGTACTGCTATCGATCCTAAAAACATTGCGGCAAGCGGAGACGTATCTTACAATTGGACCAATTTAACCGATGCGGAAATAGTCAAGGTAACACCCGATAAGGACTTACGCACTGTGTTCATGAACACCCGCAGAAGCGGCAAAAGCACATTAGTGCTGGTTGATCCAAAATTCAGTGATATTTTCAGCAGGGTACAATCGCTTTACAGCAATGGCAGTGTATCATTTAAAAATAAACCAGTGAATGCGACAAAAGCCGTATTCGTACTGGGCACATTTGACGAGGTGAATTCGATATCGGTCAATTGCCAGGTTACGAGCAAGGAACTTCCCTTGTTTAATATTGCGGGCATTATTCCCGGCAAAACCAAACCTGACGAATTTGTGGTATTCTCGGGCCATTACGACCATTTGGGTATCGTAAAACCTGTGGGCCAGGATAGCATAGCCAATGGCGCCGATGATGATGCGTCGGGCACTACGGCCGTTATAAGCCTGGCGCGGTATTATAAAAAACTGAACAACAATGCCCGCACGCTGATATTTGTAGCTTTTACTGCTGAAGAGATAGGTGAATTCGGCTCGCAATATTTTGCTACGACGGTCGACCCGGATAAGGTTGTTGCCATGTTCAATATAGAAATGATCGGCAAGGCATCTAAATGGGGACAAAACTCCGCTTTCATCACCGGCTTTGAACGTTCAGATTTTGGCACCATCCTGCAAAAGAACCTGGAAGGCACCGCCTTTAAATTCTATCCCGATCCTTATCCTGACCAAAACTTGTTTTATCGCAGCGACAATGCTTCGCTGGCGGCCGTTGGCGTTCCGGCCCACACCATTTCAACCGACCAGATAGATGTTGATAAGCTTTATCATACGGTAAAAGACGAGTTCAGCTCGCTTGACGTGGCTAACATTACTTCTGCTATCCGCGCTATAGCATTAAGCTCGCGTACAATTGTAGCCGGAACGGATACACCGAAACGGGTGGAGAAACTGAAAAAATAA
- a CDS encoding DUF4407 domain-containing protein, with protein MKKITRFFWFCSGAHIGTLKKYPVEHNKYVGIGATIFFTALFASLSGGYAMYFVFNGSPFAVGFAILFGMLWGLAIFNMDRYIVSSIDKEGTTKQQIIQASPRILLAIMIGIVISRPLELKIFDKEIRQKLKSAYLKGQNRKIDTLEKTYNQKYAMELGKKSDLKKEKDSLEQDINRSRSQLNQEVFGDKTDQTSGIVGYGQYAKQKQQVLQEKEDRLKTVTGDLGQMDDFLSRRKDFEGLSDIRLFNAHELDSLSNIAGFSDRNWALGQLTYNDNGTRDLDTYLAISFIGYLFILFECLPVFVKLMSPKGPYDVAINKVSEANIYYAEKDKERDMKMTDSIYDHHLETDIERQKKIITAQSDYDFDHHSYD; from the coding sequence ATGAAAAAAATCACACGCTTTTTCTGGTTTTGTTCCGGGGCGCATATAGGCACATTAAAAAAATACCCTGTCGAGCATAATAAGTATGTCGGCATTGGGGCAACCATATTCTTCACAGCGCTGTTCGCTTCGCTTTCAGGTGGTTATGCCATGTATTTTGTATTTAACGGCAGCCCGTTTGCTGTTGGCTTTGCCATCCTTTTCGGTATGTTATGGGGGCTGGCAATCTTCAATATGGACCGCTACATCGTATCCAGCATCGACAAAGAAGGCACTACCAAACAACAGATCATACAGGCTTCGCCCCGCATCTTACTTGCCATCATGATCGGTATCGTTATCTCGCGACCGCTCGAGCTGAAAATATTCGATAAGGAGATTCGCCAGAAACTAAAATCAGCCTATTTAAAAGGTCAGAACCGCAAGATCGACACGCTCGAAAAAACTTATAATCAGAAATATGCGATGGAGCTCGGCAAAAAGTCCGACCTGAAAAAGGAAAAGGACTCGCTGGAGCAGGACATCAACCGTTCGCGTTCACAACTGAACCAGGAGGTTTTCGGCGATAAAACGGACCAAACGTCGGGTATCGTCGGTTACGGGCAATATGCCAAGCAAAAGCAACAGGTTTTACAGGAAAAAGAGGACCGCCTGAAAACGGTGACCGGCGACCTGGGTCAGATGGACGACTTCCTCAGTCGCCGAAAGGATTTTGAGGGTCTGAGCGATATCCGGTTATTTAATGCACATGAACTCGACAGCTTGTCCAACATCGCCGGCTTTTCCGACCGTAACTGGGCACTGGGACAGTTAACTTACAACGACAACGGCACCCGCGACCTGGATACTTATCTTGCGATATCCTTTATTGGTTACCTGTTCATCCTGTTCGAATGCCTGCCTGTTTTCGTCAAACTGATGTCGCCGAAAGGACCCTATGACGTAGCCATCAACAAAGTTTCCGAAGCGAATATCTATTACGCTGAAAAAGACAAGGAGCGCGACATGAAGATGACAGATAGCATTTACGACCATCACCTGGAAACCGATATTGAACGGCAAAAAAAGATCATCACGGCGCAATCCGACTACGATTTCGATCATCATAGCTACGATTAA
- a CDS encoding replication-associated recombination protein A, with protein MNNLPPLAERMRPKTLDDYVGQKHLVGQGAVLRKAIESGSLPSMIFWGPPGVGKTTLAYIISQTLFRPFFSLSAINSGVKDVREVIEKASLLKEQGETLPVLFIDEIHRFSKSQQDSLLGAVERGIVTLIGATTENPSFEVISALLSRCQVYILQSLEEDDLLSLLTKAMKEDVVLKSKKIDIKEHEALLRLSGGDARKLLNIFELLVNAFEGKKITITNDIVLEHVQQNMALYDKAGEQHYDIISAFIKSMRGSDPNGAVYWLARMIVGGEDPLFIARRMLILASEDIGNANPNALLLAQSCFEAVNVIGMPESQLILSQTAIYLATSAKSNSTTTAIGAAIALVRETGDLPVPLHLRNAPTRLMKNIGYGKDYKYAHSYQGNFVDIDFLPDAIKGTKIYEPGNNAKEHETKEKLKKLWGERYKY; from the coding sequence ATGAATAACCTGCCGCCATTAGCCGAGCGCATGCGCCCCAAAACACTGGACGATTATGTCGGTCAGAAGCACTTGGTCGGGCAGGGCGCCGTGTTGCGCAAAGCCATCGAATCCGGTTCGCTGCCTTCCATGATATTCTGGGGACCACCGGGAGTTGGCAAGACCACGCTGGCCTATATCATTTCGCAAACCTTGTTCAGGCCGTTCTTTTCGTTAAGCGCTATCAATTCCGGAGTAAAGGATGTCCGGGAGGTGATTGAAAAAGCATCGCTGTTAAAAGAGCAGGGCGAAACATTGCCGGTTTTATTTATTGACGAAATTCATCGCTTTTCCAAATCGCAGCAGGACTCGTTATTGGGCGCAGTAGAGCGTGGTATAGTTACACTGATAGGCGCTACGACAGAAAATCCATCATTCGAGGTGATATCGGCTTTGCTGTCGCGATGCCAGGTTTATATTTTGCAATCGCTGGAGGAAGATGACCTTTTGAGCCTGCTGACCAAGGCCATGAAAGAAGATGTTGTACTGAAAAGCAAAAAGATCGATATTAAGGAACATGAGGCTCTGCTTCGCCTTTCCGGCGGCGATGCCCGTAAACTGCTGAATATTTTCGAACTGTTGGTCAATGCTTTTGAGGGGAAGAAAATAACCATCACCAATGATATCGTGCTGGAACATGTACAGCAAAATATGGCGCTGTATGATAAAGCCGGCGAACAGCATTACGACATTATTTCGGCCTTTATCAAATCCATGCGGGGCAGCGACCCGAATGGGGCGGTTTACTGGCTGGCGCGGATGATAGTTGGCGGCGAAGATCCCTTATTTATCGCCCGCCGTATGTTGATACTGGCTTCGGAAGATATAGGCAATGCTAACCCGAACGCATTGCTACTGGCGCAATCGTGTTTTGAGGCGGTTAATGTTATCGGTATGCCCGAATCGCAATTGATATTGTCCCAAACCGCAATTTACCTGGCTACATCTGCTAAAAGCAATTCGACCACAACGGCTATTGGCGCGGCTATAGCCCTGGTGCGCGAGACTGGCGATCTGCCTGTTCCCCTGCATTTGCGCAATGCGCCAACCAGGCTGATGAAGAATATCGGTTATGGTAAGGATTATAAGTATGCCCATAGTTACCAGGGTAATTTTGTTGATATCGATTTTCTGCCCGATGCCATTAAAGGCACCAAAATTTATGAACCAGGAAACAATGCCAAAGAACATGAGACGAAGGAGAAGCTGAAAAAGCTTTGGGGAGAGAGGTATAAATATTAA